One window of the Flavobacteriaceae bacterium YJPT1-3 genome contains the following:
- a CDS encoding GAF domain-containing protein, with translation MKRQLEDFPLDIRVSFHRVIEQYEERLRTETSSISRQHIENLLDYVRTFPQLEEGISDFGALEKYKDAIRILMDDLFPSILTYNEIKAASIPFHNIIFNASQRFKNILNDAGDSFELTMRNMDEEMFYIYACIIILNTYYGYSIDFSKPIYYDIPDKDGLLRHYRVAMNADFIDIEPTDNAQEITQEDVDLLIQNVDNIALWKEKFPPQSWIFRGFTIMNLTDVSVDDAISELKTALLQNSNASRAEGQAQFTEIFQSIYKIPDLRVGFTVFNGDENVFEQRDDSYTTSFILNQDQEHDCHNAMCAGSYKALIEEKTYFSIANVPEYAIATNHNLLSENLLAQEVASCILAPIAKDNKLLGVLELVSRRKNELNSINATKLEDILPYIVTDVERSRVEEENRIKAVIQSECTSIHPSVLWIFEREARRFIRTYDQQGYANFRDIAFEDIYPLYGQIDIVGSSDARNEAIQQDLTKQLTLVLEIMMEAYEVEGAPIYDQMRLRLSDFLDEIKDHLNTSSENEVFNLMSTEINPVLEHLRKNNKKLAPKIDQYRSLLNEDNGTIYDNRGDYDITVQRINKAMAKLIDQRQLEAQKNYPHYFERYKTDGVDHNIYIGSSMAEEQDFDEVYLYNLRLWQLRTMCEMENKFYQLHEDVPLKLDAASLILVFNSTLSIRYRMDEKKFDVDGTYNARYEIIKKRIDKATIKGSEERITQKGKIAIIYSQNSDEIEYKRYIKYLQKKNYLGPTVEFLELEDVQGVVGLKAIRVEVLYTTKEQAKQEHGQEETITYDDLMKQLN, from the coding sequence ATGAAGAGGCAATTAGAAGATTTTCCATTAGATATACGTGTGAGCTTTCATCGCGTTATCGAGCAGTATGAAGAGCGTTTACGAACAGAAACAAGTAGTATTTCGCGACAGCATATTGAAAACTTACTGGACTACGTTCGTACGTTTCCTCAATTGGAGGAGGGGATCAGTGATTTTGGAGCATTAGAAAAATACAAGGACGCAATCCGGATATTGATGGATGATTTGTTCCCGTCGATTCTGACTTACAATGAGATCAAAGCTGCTTCTATTCCGTTTCACAACATTATTTTCAACGCTTCGCAGCGCTTCAAGAATATTTTGAATGATGCTGGCGATTCCTTTGAACTCACCATGCGTAATATGGATGAGGAGATGTTCTACATCTATGCCTGCATTATTATCCTGAACACCTATTATGGGTATTCCATCGATTTTTCGAAACCAATCTACTATGACATTCCGGACAAAGATGGGCTACTCAGGCATTATCGGGTCGCAATGAACGCTGATTTTATTGATATCGAACCTACCGATAATGCTCAAGAGATCACCCAAGAAGATGTGGATCTGTTGATCCAAAACGTGGATAATATTGCCTTGTGGAAAGAAAAATTTCCTCCACAGAGCTGGATCTTCCGAGGTTTTACCATCATGAATCTCACCGATGTATCTGTTGATGACGCGATCTCAGAATTAAAAACGGCCTTACTACAGAATAGTAATGCGAGTAGAGCAGAAGGCCAGGCTCAATTTACAGAGATCTTTCAATCCATCTATAAGATTCCCGATCTGCGTGTTGGTTTCACCGTATTCAATGGCGATGAAAACGTCTTTGAACAACGTGACGACAGCTACACCACCAGTTTTATACTCAACCAAGACCAGGAGCACGATTGTCACAATGCCATGTGTGCGGGCTCATACAAGGCCCTAATTGAAGAGAAGACCTATTTTTCCATAGCCAATGTGCCAGAATATGCGATCGCGACCAATCACAACCTCCTTTCTGAAAACTTGCTTGCGCAAGAGGTGGCCAGTTGTATTTTGGCTCCGATCGCCAAGGACAATAAGTTATTGGGAGTATTGGAATTGGTTTCCCGTCGTAAGAATGAGTTGAACAGTATTAATGCCACGAAATTAGAGGATATTCTGCCCTACATCGTGACTGATGTGGAGCGTAGTAGAGTAGAAGAGGAAAATAGAATTAAAGCAGTGATTCAAAGTGAGTGTACTTCTATACACCCGAGTGTACTTTGGATATTTGAACGCGAGGCCAGACGCTTTATACGCACCTACGATCAACAAGGTTACGCCAATTTTAGAGATATCGCTTTTGAGGATATTTATCCGCTTTACGGACAAATCGATATTGTAGGTTCTTCAGATGCGCGTAATGAGGCCATTCAACAAGATTTGACCAAACAATTGACCCTGGTACTTGAAATCATGATGGAAGCCTACGAGGTGGAAGGCGCGCCCATTTACGACCAGATGCGATTGCGATTGAGCGATTTCCTGGATGAGATCAAAGATCATTTAAATACCTCTTCAGAAAACGAAGTGTTCAATTTAATGAGTACGGAGATCAATCCTGTATTGGAGCATTTACGCAAGAACAATAAGAAATTGGCTCCAAAAATCGATCAATACCGCAGCCTGCTCAACGAGGACAACGGTACTATTTATGATAATCGTGGGGATTATGATATCACCGTGCAGCGCATCAATAAAGCGATGGCTAAACTTATCGATCAGAGGCAGCTGGAGGCACAAAAGAATTATCCGCATTATTTTGAGCGCTACAAAACGGATGGGGTTGATCACAATATCTACATCGGTTCTTCCATGGCTGAGGAACAGGACTTTGACGAGGTCTATCTGTACAACTTGCGTCTATGGCAACTTCGCACCATGTGCGAGATGGAGAATAAGTTTTATCAACTGCATGAGGATGTTCCCTTAAAATTGGATGCCGCTTCGTTGATCTTAGTCTTCAATAGCACCTTATCCATTCGCTATCGAATGGACGAGAAGAAATTTGATGTGGACGGCACCTACAACGCGCGCTACGAGATCATTAAAAAACGTATCGATAAAGCGACGATAAAAGGCTCTGAGGAGCGGATTACTCAAAAGGGTAAAATAGCCATTATCTACTCACAAAATAGTGATGAGATCGAATACAAACGCTACATTAAATACCTGCAAAAAAAGAACTACTTAGGACCTACCGTGGAATTTTTAGAATTGGAAGACGTTCAGGGCGTTGTTGGTTTGAAAGCCATACGTGTTGAAGTCCTCTATACGACTAAAGAACAAGCTAAGCAGGAGCATGGTCAGGAAGAAACCATCACCTACGATGACCTGATGAAGCAATTAAATTAG
- a CDS encoding metallophosphoesterase, with protein sequence MLKNYTLLLILSLFLFAACVTTKPQYRNDATLGQYPESKAVTTSFLLIGDSGYAQAGESTEGLLTLKNFLMSEEYTPDYTIFLGDNIYPDGMPKKGDKDRDLAEHRLNVQLDAVRENSGQVIFIPGNHDWYNEGLDGLEREEKYLKNNLDQKEVLLPENGCPLVSMDINEQVHLLIIDTQWYLADWDDHPKINDKCDEIKTREKFFIELENEVKKNQDKTILLAMHHPMITNGVHGGKFAINKHLYPSQKRVPLPVLASLVTQIRTQGG encoded by the coding sequence ATGCTCAAAAATTACACACTCCTCCTTATTCTTTCCTTATTTCTATTTGCGGCCTGTGTGACTACAAAACCACAATACCGCAATGATGCCACACTAGGCCAGTATCCAGAATCGAAAGCGGTAACCACTTCCTTTCTGCTGATTGGAGATTCAGGCTATGCGCAGGCGGGGGAAAGCACTGAAGGGCTATTGACTTTAAAAAACTTTTTGATGTCGGAGGAGTATACTCCAGATTATACCATCTTTCTTGGGGATAATATTTATCCGGATGGCATGCCTAAGAAGGGAGATAAAGATCGGGACTTAGCAGAACATCGTTTAAATGTGCAATTGGATGCTGTTCGGGAAAATAGTGGTCAGGTGATCTTTATTCCCGGAAATCACGATTGGTATAATGAAGGCTTAGACGGACTGGAGCGGGAGGAGAAGTACCTCAAGAATAATCTGGATCAAAAGGAGGTACTACTTCCGGAAAATGGCTGTCCATTGGTCAGTATGGATATCAATGAACAAGTTCATTTATTGATCATTGATACCCAGTGGTATCTCGCCGACTGGGATGATCATCCAAAAATCAATGACAAATGTGATGAGATCAAGACGCGCGAAAAGTTTTTCATCGAGTTGGAAAATGAAGTCAAGAAGAATCAGGATAAAACCATTCTTCTGGCCATGCACCATCCCATGATCACCAATGGGGTTCACGGCGGAAAATTTGCGATCAATAAACATTTATATCCATCACAGAAAAGAGTACCCCTCCCGGTGCTTGCTTCGTTGGTCACTCAAATCCGTACCCAAGGGGGGTAA
- a CDS encoding TlpA disulfide reductase family protein: MKYLLQLFAVVSLLGCSTQTDARLTGTIDNSLNGKEVYLQRISETAAIETMDTAVVDNGQFVFPNFYTDNPDMRLLAFEGLEGNIVVVAEPETIEVTVYKDSLRKSTVSGGPENTFFQEYLKEIQTINTKKGELQQEFFQARREGDLARTEEIKKTITKMDSTTLATRSEKIRRKPGSIVAMVMLSDLLSLNIIKGEQADQLYQSFDPKIQESVLGQNIEEGIARLKSRELAAKTAEIGNKAPEFSAPTPSGETLALSETLGKYTIIDFWASWCAPCRIENPNVVRAYQQYHDKGLNIISVSLDKPNQAEKWKQAIEKDNMDWYHVSNLQFWDDPIARRYGVRSIPTTFLLDENGVIIAKNLRGDALQAKLAELLGDDV; this comes from the coding sequence ATGAAATACCTCCTTCAACTCTTTGCAGTTGTTTCTTTACTGGGTTGTTCCACCCAGACCGATGCCCGGCTCACCGGAACTATTGACAACAGCTTAAACGGCAAGGAAGTCTACCTGCAACGAATTTCAGAAACTGCAGCCATTGAAACAATGGATACTGCTGTGGTTGATAACGGACAGTTCGTTTTCCCGAATTTCTATACGGACAACCCGGATATGCGCCTTCTAGCCTTTGAAGGGCTGGAAGGAAATATCGTAGTCGTGGCAGAACCGGAAACGATTGAAGTTACGGTGTACAAAGACAGTCTGCGTAAATCTACGGTCAGTGGCGGTCCTGAAAATACCTTCTTTCAGGAATACCTGAAGGAGATACAAACCATTAATACTAAAAAAGGAGAACTGCAGCAGGAATTCTTTCAAGCGCGGCGGGAAGGAGATCTGGCTCGTACCGAAGAGATCAAAAAAACGATCACCAAGATGGACAGTACCACTTTAGCTACACGCTCTGAAAAAATCAGAAGAAAACCGGGATCTATCGTGGCCATGGTCATGCTCTCTGATCTCTTAAGCCTGAACATCATCAAAGGTGAGCAAGCCGATCAATTGTACCAGTCTTTTGACCCAAAGATTCAGGAATCGGTATTAGGTCAAAATATTGAAGAGGGTATTGCCCGACTCAAATCGAGAGAATTGGCGGCCAAGACTGCTGAAATCGGGAATAAGGCTCCTGAATTCAGTGCTCCTACTCCTTCCGGGGAAACCTTAGCCCTTTCGGAAACACTTGGCAAATACACCATCATCGACTTTTGGGCTTCCTGGTGCGCTCCTTGCCGTATTGAGAATCCAAATGTGGTTCGGGCTTATCAGCAATACCATGACAAAGGATTGAATATCATCAGCGTTTCTCTTGATAAGCCCAATCAGGCCGAAAAATGGAAACAGGCCATTGAAAAAGACAATATGGACTGGTACCACGTTTCTAACCTTCAATTTTGGGATGATCCTATTGCCCGACGCTACGGAGTACGCAGTATCCCGACCACTTTCTTGTTGGATGAAAATGGGGTCATCATCGCTAAGAATTTAAGAGGCGATGCGCTACAGGCTAAGCTGGCAGAACTTCTGGGGGATGATGTCTAA
- a CDS encoding DUF5706 domain-containing protein, giving the protein MPDILEKADEFVLNLFKEKLPNTFLYHNYNHTQRVVKSTKELIDNSQINVKDKEALLLAAWLHDTGYTEKIDGHEKVSAEIAKEFLSREGVDEETIKKVVGLINATRFEREPQTDQEKIIKDADASHFAKDYFEETSEFLRQELILTDVKEFSPKEWLKENVRVFTEEHRYYTDYAAKEWKPKKDENLLDIIAKLKKRKKKYKKEETKAKLKAKYKNDSPERSIQTLYRVTLRNHIKLSDIADTKANILLSVNAIIISLALSNLIPKLDAPTNRHLMIPTLILVLFSVACVVLSIMSTRPNVTSGEFTKEQVKNRQVNILFFGNFHKMSFEQYNWAMKEIIDDKDYVYESLTKDLYLLGVVLNRKYNLLRLTYTIFMIGMIVSVLSFVVAFWLI; this is encoded by the coding sequence ATGCCTGACATTCTTGAAAAAGCCGATGAATTTGTACTCAATCTTTTTAAAGAAAAGTTGCCCAATACTTTTTTGTATCACAACTACAACCACACACAGCGTGTAGTTAAAAGTACAAAGGAATTAATCGACAATTCTCAAATTAATGTTAAAGACAAAGAGGCCTTGCTCCTGGCTGCCTGGCTTCATGACACGGGCTACACGGAAAAGATCGACGGACATGAAAAGGTAAGTGCAGAAATCGCCAAAGAGTTTCTTTCCCGGGAAGGTGTTGATGAAGAAACCATCAAGAAGGTAGTCGGCCTGATCAATGCCACCCGCTTTGAGCGCGAACCGCAGACCGATCAGGAAAAGATCATTAAGGATGCAGATGCCTCTCATTTTGCTAAGGATTACTTTGAGGAGACCAGCGAATTCTTGCGGCAAGAGCTTATCCTTACCGATGTCAAAGAATTTTCACCCAAGGAGTGGCTCAAAGAAAATGTTCGCGTTTTCACGGAAGAGCATCGCTATTACACCGACTATGCCGCCAAAGAATGGAAGCCTAAAAAGGATGAGAATCTCCTAGACATTATCGCCAAGCTTAAAAAGCGCAAGAAAAAATATAAAAAAGAAGAAACCAAAGCCAAACTCAAGGCGAAGTACAAGAATGACAGCCCCGAGCGTAGTATTCAAACCCTGTATCGGGTTACCCTGAGAAATCACATCAAATTGAGTGATATTGCCGATACTAAAGCGAACATTCTGCTCTCGGTCAACGCCATCATCATCTCTTTAGCGCTTTCCAATTTGATCCCGAAACTAGATGCTCCCACCAATCGGCATTTAATGATTCCCACTTTAATTCTGGTTTTATTTAGTGTAGCCTGTGTGGTGCTTTCCATCATGTCTACACGACCCAATGTCACCTCCGGAGAGTTCACTAAAGAACAAGTTAAAAATCGACAGGTAAATATTCTCTTCTTCGGAAACTTTCACAAAATGTCTTTCGAACAATACAATTGGGCCATGAAAGAAATTATCGATGACAAAGACTATGTTTATGAGTCACTGACCAAAGACTTGTATCTTCTGGGTGTGGTGCTGAACAGGAAATACAATTTACTCCGACTGACCTATACCATCTTCATGATCGGAATGATCGTGTCTGTATTGAGCTTCGTGGTGGCGTTCTGGCTAATTTAA